A stretch of Leptospira andrefontaineae DNA encodes these proteins:
- the trxB gene encoding thioredoxin-disulfide reductase, translating to MPHKVVIIGSGPAGHTAAIYAARANLNPVMYEGFMAGGIAAGGQLTTTTEVENFPGFPEGIDGTQLTNLFRAQSEKYGTKIITQTITKVDFSKRPFRIWSDDELIEAETVIIATGATAKRMFIPGEDSYWQKGISACAVCDGALPIYRNKELAVVGGGDSAVEEAAHLTKFASKVYLIHRRDSLRASKIMQKRATTHPKIEIIWNTAVEGAQGNGNQLTSLSVKELTTGKTKELAVGGLFYAIGHKPNTEIFEGQLDLDETGYIKTVPGTTRTSVEGVFAAGDVQDKTYRQAITAAGSGCMAALEAERWLEAQEE from the coding sequence ATGCCCCATAAAGTAGTCATCATTGGATCCGGTCCTGCGGGTCATACGGCAGCAATTTACGCAGCTAGAGCGAATTTGAACCCAGTTATGTACGAGGGATTTATGGCAGGGGGAATCGCTGCAGGCGGACAACTCACAACCACCACCGAGGTGGAGAATTTCCCAGGCTTTCCGGAAGGGATCGATGGAACCCAACTTACTAATTTGTTCCGTGCTCAGTCCGAAAAATACGGCACTAAAATTATTACCCAAACAATCACCAAAGTGGACTTCTCTAAAAGACCTTTCCGCATTTGGTCAGACGACGAGTTGATTGAAGCCGAGACTGTGATCATCGCAACCGGAGCCACTGCAAAAAGAATGTTTATCCCTGGTGAGGATTCTTACTGGCAAAAAGGAATTTCTGCATGTGCGGTTTGTGACGGTGCACTTCCAATTTACAGAAACAAGGAATTGGCTGTTGTAGGTGGAGGAGATTCCGCAGTAGAAGAAGCGGCTCACCTGACCAAGTTTGCATCCAAAGTCTATTTGATCCACAGAAGAGATTCTTTAAGAGCTTCTAAGATCATGCAAAAAAGAGCAACTACTCATCCTAAGATAGAAATTATTTGGAATACTGCGGTAGAAGGCGCTCAAGGAAATGGGAACCAACTCACTTCCCTTTCTGTGAAAGAATTAACTACGGGAAAAACGAAAGAATTAGCTGTAGGTGGTTTGTTTTACGCGATCGGTCATAAACCGAATACTGAAATTTTCGAAGGCCAATTGGATTTGGATGAAACAGGTTATATCAAAACTGTTCCGGGCACAACTCGCACAAGTGTAGAAGGTGTGTTTGCTGCAGGAGATGTTCAGGACAAAACTTATAGACAAGCGATCACCGCTGCCGGTTCCGGATGTATGGCAGCTCTTGAAGCGGAAAGATGGTTAGAAGCTCAGGAAGAGTAA
- a CDS encoding carbohydrate-binding module 48 has translation MVHKAKAVALLTLILTFALAAEEAEDWIGAFRSVDYEEGEEALPEEKIYYFWQLENLRKAVPPRFIRFVDTFAALKTGKLLNRGVLFSYEGLANDEVSVCGEFSHWQCVSLQKNDKGIFYGVVDIHGDQLYEPKPAYEYKFKVDGIFTHDPENPDTVEDGEGSLVSRIAFREGGPNKQTSTRVLEDSPYEEKEFRTVEFRIYQPQAESVSLIGDFNHWDPESDFLIKERNGTFRVVKKLKPGEYQYNFLVDGKIVVDTYNPLTVLREDTGEISSALLVPTRTGVLERKKIDP, from the coding sequence ATGGTGCATAAAGCCAAGGCGGTTGCCTTACTTACCTTGATATTGACCTTCGCCCTTGCTGCGGAAGAGGCGGAAGACTGGATCGGAGCCTTCCGGTCCGTGGATTATGAGGAAGGGGAAGAAGCTCTTCCGGAGGAAAAAATTTATTATTTCTGGCAATTGGAAAATTTGAGAAAGGCTGTCCCGCCTAGATTCATCCGATTCGTGGATACATTCGCCGCTTTGAAGACTGGAAAACTATTAAACCGCGGAGTTTTGTTCAGTTACGAGGGTCTTGCAAACGACGAGGTAAGCGTTTGTGGAGAATTCAGTCATTGGCAATGTGTTTCCTTACAGAAGAATGATAAGGGAATTTTTTATGGAGTAGTGGACATTCATGGAGACCAACTCTATGAGCCGAAACCTGCTTATGAATATAAGTTTAAGGTGGATGGTATCTTCACACATGATCCTGAAAACCCGGACACTGTAGAAGATGGAGAAGGTTCCTTAGTATCCAGGATCGCATTCAGGGAAGGTGGACCCAATAAACAAACAAGCACCAGGGTCTTGGAAGATTCTCCTTATGAAGAAAAAGAATTTAGAACCGTAGAATTCAGAATTTATCAACCCCAAGCGGAATCAGTAAGTCTGATCGGAGATTTTAATCACTGGGATCCAGAGTCCGATTTTTTGATCAAAGAAAGGAATGGAACCTTCAGGGTTGTGAAGAAGTTAAAACCTGGTGAATATCAATACAATTTCTTAGTAGATGGAAAGATCGTAGTGGATACTTATAATCCTCTTACAGTGTTAAGAGAAGACACAGGTGAGATATCTTCCGCATTATTAGTTCCTACCAGAACCGGAGTTTTGGAAAGAAAGAAGATTGACCCCTAA
- a CDS encoding tetratricopeptide repeat protein, which produces MADYSEQELDQIRSILDPLNKNPESSEDLNPMLSSFREKMGYGVPISIGDDDEDQPEEGSEESFDLGDDDEAPTPIQKPKPLSFSDEDDIDLDELLTEPSQGGEPSADAGEDDPFGGFDEAPTASDDFGDFATPEPESDPFADSGLDDFGAPSEPEEPSAELEDFGAPTSEEDPFGGFDSTPDLDTPFETSPNEDLGSTPSADPFADSDLGMDDFGAGTSDSSDDPFAGMGGEEAGGSGLEDFDAPSSSGGDDPFAAFDASGMEDSPGDEFGLEEGDPFGASPTSGDSDFGDLGGFDSEPSDSGDFGGNDFAEAPTDSDPFADFAPVSGGDHDPFSDLSSATSIPESDPFADFAAEPASQMEMESVPESSDFTSFSPDLDSDSGDEDLGGAAFEEDLRSLGGEDKDEIDKSLTDEELAIIQREILRYPPLLRRTVIESIVQDRLSKKAQRDLLELIKIESSPEDIAAFLSSALGVTVALTDRSGAYSADGVPIISSDPIYTREGVLERRKKIRRTFFAAAAALLIGFGSYFTYKHIILPRQAAQNYEAGLEQIRELGAKRFAGTLGEEDRKKYLISIEDSYDKGFDIDPYNLKYMNLYGVEYSRAGEYELSFQKLFGKIEPDLGMGTLDSWNKREQSPMVRLAQGESWNDKKLKTSAGVNQGKEGIKFLLDQEKTPRKVLIAGAFLAMRLKERTHDNQTYRNLGWFHSQIMPDFAEPAEGKKGRYKNDALAVDYYSKVFTDGESPYDEDSTAGIAKIYYNRREFGKAASFYNRIVEANPKSIPGQAGLVSTYLEMWKESGDPQFVLNHHRLLRNNLDMESELPFYTLAKLASFYAAIDPEELRIKYNINPVDQVSGIEIEESAIRLLDTIYRKSMEDERTGVEIEGKDYAEGYYQRGQYYLSQKENSNARRFFEKAATLDPKHWLAVLELAEHSIRVGNFEEAKDLLKEAESRYENSERWFGSKDEDETLFEGNPARIHFDLGKIRYLLSAGLSDKDSLKEFPGRKIYPFRSRSESDGKSLSVLKEEEEKRNRRNELRNSLQEFAKVDSEEPKFDLIRKWRRELPGSMLREMKFFKGWVEYMDSDFDKSLADWTGFEDKDEYYNPTLLMAKGNAFFYTGQTKTALGYFLRVKDDMEEKLPQMSSPKTEDPYHQEVYQTLTAAYNNIGACYETLSKKANVQESENYTAQALQNYWKAIETARKINEASEISLANKDLLFKKEALKREPLLEDWVSPTLDSIKDLVRK; this is translated from the coding sequence ATGGCTGATTATTCAGAACAGGAACTGGATCAGATCCGCTCCATCTTGGATCCGTTGAACAAGAATCCGGAATCCTCCGAAGATTTGAATCCTATGCTTTCCTCGTTCCGCGAGAAGATGGGATACGGCGTTCCTATATCTATCGGGGACGATGATGAGGACCAACCGGAAGAAGGATCCGAAGAAAGTTTCGATCTAGGCGACGATGACGAAGCTCCTACACCTATCCAAAAGCCAAAGCCATTATCCTTCTCTGATGAAGATGATATCGATCTTGATGAATTATTAACTGAGCCTTCTCAAGGGGGCGAACCGAGCGCTGATGCGGGAGAAGATGATCCTTTTGGAGGATTTGACGAAGCTCCTACAGCATCCGACGATTTCGGCGATTTTGCAACTCCAGAGCCAGAATCTGACCCATTTGCGGACTCAGGCCTAGATGATTTCGGGGCACCCTCAGAACCAGAAGAACCTTCTGCGGAGCTGGAAGATTTCGGAGCTCCTACAAGTGAAGAAGATCCATTCGGTGGATTTGATTCTACTCCCGACCTTGATACTCCTTTCGAAACTTCTCCTAACGAAGACTTAGGCTCTACTCCGAGTGCGGATCCATTTGCGGATTCTGATCTTGGAATGGATGATTTCGGAGCTGGAACTTCAGATTCTTCAGATGATCCGTTCGCAGGAATGGGTGGAGAAGAAGCTGGAGGTTCCGGTCTAGAAGATTTTGACGCTCCTTCTTCTTCAGGTGGCGATGATCCATTTGCAGCATTTGATGCTTCTGGAATGGAAGACTCTCCTGGAGACGAATTCGGCTTAGAAGAAGGCGACCCGTTCGGCGCCTCCCCTACATCCGGTGATTCAGATTTCGGGGACTTAGGAGGTTTCGATTCGGAACCTTCCGACTCTGGGGACTTTGGCGGAAATGATTTTGCCGAAGCTCCTACAGATTCAGACCCTTTTGCAGACTTCGCACCTGTTTCAGGTGGCGATCATGATCCATTCTCGGATCTTTCCAGCGCAACTTCCATTCCGGAATCCGATCCATTTGCTGATTTTGCGGCAGAACCTGCTTCCCAAATGGAAATGGAATCTGTCCCGGAATCTTCAGATTTTACAAGTTTCTCACCTGACCTGGATTCAGATTCTGGTGACGAAGATTTGGGAGGAGCCGCGTTCGAAGAAGACTTACGTTCTTTGGGCGGAGAAGATAAGGACGAAATAGATAAGTCCCTCACAGACGAAGAACTCGCGATCATCCAAAGAGAAATACTTCGTTATCCTCCACTTCTACGTAGAACTGTCATTGAATCGATCGTCCAAGATCGTCTCTCTAAAAAGGCCCAAAGAGATCTATTAGAACTTATTAAAATAGAAAGTAGCCCTGAGGATATTGCTGCATTCTTATCATCCGCACTAGGAGTCACAGTTGCTCTTACGGATAGAAGTGGCGCTTATTCTGCAGATGGTGTCCCTATTATTTCTTCCGACCCGATCTATACAAGAGAAGGTGTATTAGAAAGAAGGAAGAAGATCCGTAGGACATTCTTCGCGGCTGCTGCTGCGTTACTGATCGGATTTGGAAGTTATTTCACTTACAAACATATCATTCTTCCTAGGCAAGCTGCTCAGAATTATGAAGCGGGTCTAGAACAGATACGCGAGTTAGGAGCCAAAAGATTCGCAGGAACTTTAGGCGAAGAAGATAGAAAAAAATATCTGATCAGTATTGAAGATTCTTATGATAAAGGATTCGATATTGATCCTTATAATCTTAAATACATGAACCTGTACGGTGTGGAATATAGCCGAGCGGGAGAATACGAACTTTCCTTCCAAAAATTATTCGGTAAGATAGAGCCGGATCTTGGAATGGGAACATTAGATTCTTGGAATAAAAGAGAACAATCTCCTATGGTTCGATTGGCCCAAGGAGAATCCTGGAATGATAAAAAATTAAAAACCAGCGCGGGTGTAAACCAAGGGAAAGAAGGGATAAAATTCCTTTTAGACCAAGAAAAGACCCCAAGAAAAGTATTAATCGCCGGTGCATTCCTCGCAATGAGGCTGAAAGAAAGAACTCATGATAATCAAACCTACAGAAACCTAGGTTGGTTCCATTCTCAGATCATGCCTGATTTCGCTGAGCCGGCTGAAGGTAAAAAAGGAAGATATAAAAACGACGCATTAGCTGTTGATTATTATTCCAAGGTATTCACTGACGGAGAAAGTCCTTATGATGAGGATTCTACCGCGGGTATCGCTAAAATATATTATAATAGAAGAGAATTCGGAAAAGCAGCGTCCTTCTATAATCGAATTGTAGAAGCAAATCCAAAAAGTATCCCTGGCCAAGCGGGTCTTGTTTCCACTTATTTGGAAATGTGGAAAGAAAGTGGGGATCCTCAATTCGTTTTAAACCACCACCGCTTGCTTAGGAATAATCTGGATATGGAGTCGGAACTCCCCTTCTACACTTTGGCAAAACTTGCATCTTTTTATGCTGCTATCGATCCGGAAGAACTTAGGATTAAATATAATATTAATCCAGTAGACCAAGTTTCTGGGATAGAAATAGAAGAAAGTGCAATCCGACTTTTAGATACTATCTACAGAAAGTCCATGGAAGACGAAAGGACTGGGGTTGAGATAGAAGGAAAAGATTACGCAGAAGGTTATTACCAACGCGGACAATATTACCTCTCTCAAAAGGAAAATAGCAATGCCAGAAGGTTCTTCGAAAAAGCGGCAACTTTAGATCCAAAACATTGGTTAGCAGTTTTAGAACTTGCGGAACATTCTATCCGTGTAGGAAATTTTGAAGAAGCAAAAGATCTTTTGAAAGAAGCGGAATCTCGTTATGAAAACAGCGAGCGTTGGTTCGGCTCAAAAGATGAGGACGAAACCTTATTCGAGGGAAATCCTGCTCGTATTCATTTCGATCTAGGAAAGATCAGATATTTATTATCTGCAGGACTTTCAGACAAAGATTCTCTAAAAGAATTCCCTGGAAGAAAAATTTATCCATTCCGTTCCCGTTCGGAATCTGACGGAAAAAGTCTTTCTGTCTTAAAAGAAGAAGAAGAAAAGAGAAATCGTAGGAACGAACTTAGAAATTCACTCCAAGAATTTGCAAAAGTGGATTCTGAAGAACCTAAGTTTGATCTAATCCGTAAATGGAGAAGAGAACTCCCCGGCTCCATGCTAAGAGAAATGAAATTTTTCAAAGGCTGGGTGGAGTATATGGACTCAGACTTCGACAAGTCTTTGGCGGATTGGACAGGCTTTGAAGATAAGGACGAATATTATAATCCTACCCTTCTCATGGCAAAAGGAAACGCATTCTTCTATACGGGTCAGACAAAAACTGCTCTTGGATATTTCCTAAGAGTAAAAGACGATATGGAAGAAAAACTCCCTCAAATGAGTTCTCCTAAAACGGAAGATCCATATCACCAAGAAGTGTATCAAACTCTGACTGCTGCTTACAATAATATTGGCGCTTGTTACGAAACCCTTTCTAAAAAAGCAAACGTTCAAGAATCTGAAAATTATACCGCACAGGCTTTACAAAATTATTGGAAAGCAATAGAAACTGCACGTAAGATCAACGAAGCGAGTGAGATATCACTTGCTAACAAAGATCTTTTATTCAAAAAAGAGGCTCTCAAAAGAGAACCTCTCTTAGAAGATTGGGTTTCACCGACTTTAGATTCGATTAAGGACCTAGTTCGTAAGTAA
- a CDS encoding MBOAT family O-acyltransferase gives MLFNSLHYLFFAPIVIIVYFLVPSRFQKLWLLVTSLYFYAVFRVPFILLLIYSIAITYFCTLWMDKSESRFGKLFFLNIAIWGNLSLLYFFKYLDFSFAVWNTILGLVPCEPYYAYPSGILLPMGISFFTLQAIAYAVDVYHKKVKRAESLFQFGLFLSFFPQLVAGPIIRAQDMLHQFLDTYTFKKENLLPGIRQLAWGLFKKTFVADPIAAVIDPVFADPLHYGWFSLAVTGSLYIIQMYCDFSGYSDVAIGTGRIMGFHIPVNFRQPFLSETVSEFWRRWHISFSSWLKEYVYIFLGGNKKGISRTYLNLFLTTFVSGIWHGADWNFVVWGFVHASLMVIERFAFSFERIKNYWDKIPSTIKVAYPFTIFGISMYFFRARPVEGIGNSVQVGWAMVSRMFSGVEGDFLPVPLSVLSTVFILMLGDYLMEKETPWAKKLFENRIWVYGISGILISICFILYSVTVSAPFLYFQF, from the coding sequence TTGCTCTTTAATTCCCTTCATTATTTATTTTTCGCACCAATCGTTATTATAGTTTATTTTCTGGTACCTTCCAGATTCCAAAAACTTTGGCTATTAGTTACAAGCTTATATTTTTACGCAGTTTTTAGGGTTCCATTCATCCTATTACTTATCTATTCCATCGCAATCACCTATTTCTGTACACTTTGGATGGATAAGTCGGAATCCAGATTTGGAAAATTATTTTTCCTGAATATAGCCATCTGGGGAAACCTATCTTTACTTTACTTCTTTAAGTATCTGGATTTCTCTTTTGCTGTTTGGAATACGATCCTCGGACTTGTTCCTTGCGAGCCATATTATGCGTATCCTTCGGGAATTTTGCTTCCGATGGGAATTTCATTCTTCACACTGCAGGCGATTGCATACGCGGTGGATGTATATCATAAAAAAGTGAAACGCGCGGAAAGCCTATTTCAGTTCGGATTATTCTTAAGTTTCTTTCCACAATTGGTGGCGGGGCCGATCATCCGCGCCCAGGACATGCTTCACCAATTTCTGGATACATATACATTCAAAAAAGAAAATCTACTGCCAGGGATCAGACAACTCGCTTGGGGGCTTTTCAAAAAAACATTTGTAGCCGATCCGATTGCAGCAGTTATCGATCCGGTATTTGCGGACCCGCTTCATTACGGTTGGTTCTCTTTAGCGGTCACAGGTTCCTTATACATCATCCAAATGTATTGCGACTTTTCCGGATATTCGGATGTAGCTATCGGAACCGGAAGGATCATGGGATTTCATATCCCTGTAAACTTCAGACAACCATTCCTTTCGGAAACAGTTTCAGAGTTTTGGAGACGTTGGCATATTTCATTCAGCTCTTGGTTGAAAGAATATGTTTATATCTTCTTAGGTGGAAATAAAAAAGGGATCTCCAGGACTTATCTAAACCTATTCCTTACTACATTCGTAAGTGGGATCTGGCATGGAGCGGATTGGAATTTCGTAGTTTGGGGATTTGTTCATGCAAGTTTAATGGTGATCGAAAGATTCGCATTTTCTTTTGAGCGTATCAAAAACTATTGGGATAAGATCCCAAGTACTATCAAAGTAGCATATCCATTTACCATCTTCGGGATTTCTATGTATTTCTTCCGAGCAAGACCTGTAGAAGGTATCGGAAATAGTGTCCAAGTAGGTTGGGCAATGGTAAGCAGAATGTTCTCCGGAGTCGAAGGGGATTTCTTGCCGGTACCATTATCCGTTCTTTCTACGGTGTTTATATTGATGCTCGGAGACTATCTGATGGAAAAAGAAACTCCTTGGGCCAAAAAACTTTTCGAAAATCGAATCTGGGTCTATGGGATTTCCGGCATTCTGATCTCTATTTGTTTTATCTTATATAGTGTGACGGTAAGCGCTCCTTTCTTGTATTTTCAGTTCTAG
- a CDS encoding LA_2486 family SGNH/GDSL-type esterase, translating into MREVTYARKIRFQFLLYSIFLFFLLEVALRLPYFPSVQFRLDDKKLHCLQTSGNLLSIPWMRLCPNQSLDLYHPEKNIQYHVSTDFRGERITSAVNATISDRASWNSYNKGIPEIWVLGDSVALGYLVSDQESLPWTLDSILEQRNSQIKVRNLGVDALGSFGIQERLIEVLKDSSPPKAAYWIYHISDFTDSYRELELQNSVKKRILVRVSYVLSIFSAVFNTFKIVYEKYKPESADNLVIPSSGSVLGPDHPHRKAAISLFEFVKEKKIPLILVFLPEPNEKYEPVVDSALVKEVRQIAIDSGISLLDLQQPIYDFWRKNSKEIFLPKDGHPNPTLYRFIAQELGKNIR; encoded by the coding sequence ATGAGAGAGGTCACCTACGCTCGAAAGATCCGATTTCAGTTTTTATTATATTCGATTTTTCTATTTTTCCTTTTAGAAGTTGCACTTAGACTTCCGTACTTCCCTTCCGTTCAATTCAGATTAGATGATAAAAAACTACATTGCCTCCAAACTTCGGGAAATTTACTTTCCATTCCTTGGATGAGGCTTTGTCCAAACCAAAGTTTGGACCTTTATCATCCAGAAAAGAATATTCAATACCATGTTTCTACGGATTTTAGAGGAGAAAGGATTACCTCTGCGGTTAATGCAACCATCTCTGATCGCGCTAGTTGGAACTCCTACAACAAGGGCATACCGGAAATTTGGGTTTTGGGGGATTCTGTTGCCTTAGGATACTTGGTTAGCGACCAGGAAAGTCTTCCTTGGACTTTGGATTCGATTTTAGAGCAAAGGAATTCCCAGATAAAAGTTAGAAATTTGGGAGTGGATGCACTAGGGAGTTTCGGGATCCAAGAAAGACTAATAGAAGTTTTAAAGGATTCTTCCCCGCCTAAGGCCGCGTATTGGATCTATCATATATCCGATTTTACGGATTCTTACAGAGAACTAGAATTACAAAATTCTGTTAAAAAAAGGATCCTAGTCCGAGTTTCCTATGTTCTTTCTATATTTAGCGCTGTATTCAATACATTCAAAATTGTTTATGAAAAGTACAAGCCTGAATCCGCAGATAATTTAGTAATTCCTTCAAGCGGTTCCGTTTTAGGTCCAGATCATCCACATAGAAAAGCGGCAATTTCTTTATTTGAATTTGTAAAAGAGAAGAAGATCCCACTCATTCTGGTATTTCTTCCAGAGCCGAATGAAAAATACGAGCCCGTGGTGGATTCTGCCCTGGTGAAGGAAGTCCGACAGATCGCGATAGATTCCGGAATTTCCTTGTTGGACCTCCAACAACCGATTTATGATTTCTGGCGGAAGAATAGCAAAGAGATCTTTCTTCCGAAAGACGGACATCCAAATCCTACATTATATCGTTTTATAGCGCAGGAATTAGGAAAAAATATTCGTTAA
- a CDS encoding LA_2490 family SGNH/GDSL-type esterase yields the protein MDFAKKSFFGLVFLILIFLGTEAGLVLLRSPSLQYYRDLKLIHSFHPDYYVALEPGQSKYVSHFAGKWEGQFSINSLGLRGKEEPIPGKPKLLCLGDSLVMGFGVGDSDTFCQLLDGIELKGEVRQALNLGVDAYGSRGSYYRLKDISAKLDNVKEVLFFISPNDFDMPEALAKKGILPDDQTDAIREKDPNYARNFKLQFILTRISYTLQALKLAYEQIQVTFAVTKLSVCKELDSVGFYRCRLLDGDEVSAEPKKASGNIISYFESSFFRQVKKPNCDSDITPTSAVFGAMCPEPVPSHVTCANSVPSFETLPVLPELTQEYYQKMIDLAKERGFKLVPVILPIQIEEIYCYNNGKYHPLENYATRASAFFEKRGVKVLRFKKETGSMCGFDQNGKKFGILDHYIPEDGHFTKRGNIWAADSLKAKLKETDLAL from the coding sequence ATGGATTTCGCCAAAAAATCGTTTTTCGGCCTAGTTTTTTTGATCTTAATCTTTCTCGGAACCGAAGCCGGTTTGGTTCTATTACGCAGTCCTTCTCTCCAATACTATAGGGATCTCAAACTCATCCACAGTTTTCATCCGGATTATTACGTGGCTTTGGAGCCTGGCCAATCTAAGTATGTCAGCCATTTCGCAGGGAAATGGGAGGGCCAGTTCAGCATCAACTCTCTCGGCCTCAGAGGAAAAGAAGAACCCATCCCAGGAAAGCCGAAACTTCTCTGCTTAGGAGATAGTTTGGTAATGGGATTCGGAGTAGGTGACTCCGATACATTCTGCCAACTTTTGGACGGAATCGAATTAAAGGGAGAAGTTAGACAGGCATTAAACCTAGGAGTAGACGCCTACGGATCCAGAGGTTCTTATTACAGACTCAAAGATATTTCAGCGAAATTGGACAATGTAAAAGAAGTGTTATTCTTTATTTCTCCGAATGATTTCGATATGCCGGAAGCTCTTGCTAAAAAGGGAATTTTGCCTGACGACCAAACGGATGCAATCAGGGAGAAAGACCCGAACTATGCCAGAAATTTTAAATTACAATTTATTTTAACAAGAATTTCTTATACACTTCAAGCGCTTAAACTCGCTTACGAACAGATACAAGTTACATTTGCAGTTACTAAACTTTCAGTATGCAAGGAGCTTGACTCGGTCGGATTCTATAGATGCCGCTTATTGGACGGAGACGAAGTTTCTGCCGAACCTAAAAAGGCTTCCGGAAATATAATTTCTTATTTTGAATCTTCCTTTTTCAGACAGGTTAAAAAACCTAATTGTGATTCTGATATTACACCAACTTCTGCAGTATTCGGAGCGATGTGCCCCGAACCGGTTCCTTCTCACGTGACTTGTGCGAATTCGGTTCCTTCTTTCGAAACTCTTCCTGTTCTACCTGAACTCACACAAGAATATTACCAAAAGATGATAGATCTTGCAAAGGAAAGAGGATTTAAACTGGTTCCAGTCATTCTTCCTATCCAAATAGAAGAGATCTATTGTTATAATAATGGAAAATACCATCCTTTAGAAAACTACGCGACCCGAGCATCCGCATTTTTCGAAAAACGAGGAGTGAAAGTTTTACGTTTCAAAAAAGAAACAGGATCAATGTGCGGTTTTGATCAGAACGGCAAAAAATTCGGAATATTAGATCATTATATTCCGGAAGATGGGCATTTTACTAAAAGAGGAAATATTTGGGCGGCGGATTCTCTCAAGGCCAAATTGAAGGAGACCGATCTTGCTCTTTAA